In a single window of the Insulibacter thermoxylanivorax genome:
- a CDS encoding DNA modification methylase: MKSVISYPHRGKWGDANYRGNCSGYVIKELLEYFKPRTFLEVFAGGGTGYDVARELGYTDSVHLDLNPRWGGWNALKDAVPVSVDFIFCHPPYFDIIIYSGEVWGEAHKDDLSRARDYKDYIEKLNFVHKKLFRSLNRGGRLAILIGDCRKNGVYYSIIKDMDYFGTLESHIIKIQHNVKSKKIKYHGSFIPIIHEHLLIFRKS; encoded by the coding sequence ATGAAAAGTGTAATATCTTATCCGCATCGTGGAAAATGGGGAGATGCAAATTATAGAGGTAACTGTTCCGGTTATGTTATTAAAGAATTATTGGAGTATTTTAAGCCTCGTACATTTCTTGAAGTTTTTGCAGGTGGTGGAACGGGTTATGATGTAGCAAGGGAATTGGGTTACACTGACTCCGTACACTTAGACTTAAATCCTCGTTGGGGTGGTTGGAATGCTTTAAAAGATGCAGTGCCAGTCAGCGTTGATTTTATCTTTTGCCATCCACCCTATTTTGACATCATAATTTATTCGGGTGAAGTTTGGGGGGAGGCTCACAAGGATGATTTATCACGGGCTCGTGATTATAAAGATTACATTGAAAAGTTGAACTTTGTTCATAAAAAACTATTCCGAAGTTTGAACAGAGGAGGGAGACTGGCAATTTTAATAGGAGATTGTAGGAAAAATGGGGTATATTATTCGATAATTAAAGATATGGACTATTTTGGAACACTGGAGTCGCACATTATTAAGATACAGCACAATGTCAAATCCAAAAAGATTAAGTATCATGGCTCGTTTATTCCAATTATACATGAACATTTACTCATTTTTCGAAAAAGCTGA
- a CDS encoding FAD-dependent oxidoreductase, which translates to MALEDALELARCLRDLGGVEEAFRTFELLRREQVEKIVEYSRSIGQRKHAKNPVQVFFRDLMLPFFLKQANHQSPEWLYDYRVNWNDKVTV; encoded by the coding sequence TTGGCGCTGGAAGACGCTCTGGAACTCGCCAGATGCCTCCGGGATCTCGGCGGCGTGGAGGAGGCCTTCCGGACATTTGAACTGCTGCGCCGGGAGCAGGTGGAGAAGATCGTCGAATATTCGCGAAGCATCGGCCAGCGTAAGCATGCGAAGAATCCTGTGCAGGTGTTTTTTCGCGATTTGATGCTGCCCTTTTTCCTGAAGCAAGCCAACCATCAATCCCCGGAGTGGTTATATGACTATCGTGTGAATTGGAATGACAAGGTCACTGTATAG
- a CDS encoding FAD-dependent oxidoreductase, whose product MSQKRALIIGCGIAGPAVAIFLKRAGYDPCIYEAKEVHNDYTGLFLNVARNGMRVLAELGVDEQIRREGIEMRAMSFHSSNGKYLGTIGERSGEPQGYTVKRGFPHQVLREAALREGIPVEFGRKLVHMQMTDRQVTAFFEDGTSAKGDFLVGCDAFIRALASCSCRAPWSPNIRG is encoded by the coding sequence ATGAGTCAAAAAAGAGCACTAATCATCGGCTGTGGAATTGCCGGTCCTGCTGTTGCGATCTTTCTAAAGCGGGCTGGGTATGATCCGTGCATTTATGAAGCGAAGGAGGTTCACAATGATTACACAGGCTTGTTTCTTAATGTGGCACGCAATGGAATGAGAGTCTTAGCTGAACTGGGAGTGGATGAGCAGATCCGCAGAGAAGGCATCGAGATGCGCGCCATGAGCTTTCACAGCAGCAACGGAAAATATCTCGGTACGATTGGCGAGCGATCTGGAGAACCGCAAGGGTATACGGTTAAGAGAGGATTTCCGCATCAAGTGCTGCGCGAAGCGGCACTGCGGGAAGGGATTCCGGTCGAATTCGGCAGGAAACTCGTTCATATGCAGATGACTGATCGTCAAGTCACAGCATTTTTTGAGGATGGAACATCCGCGAAAGGTGACTTCCTAGTTGGCTGCGACGCATTCATTCGCGCACTCGCAAGCTGCTCATGCCGAGCACCGTGGAGCCCGAATATACGGGGTTAA
- a CDS encoding zinc ribbon domain-containing protein, whose translation MVGNSTSSKTGGHRYYTCGGYLRKGKEFCTYYAWRKERVEEIVKNKLRTTLLRLSMDNQLEEEIKLYHNEKNKHIIAQVSNLEAEINFLRKRIQTVEEDIQAGRAKPYHQDMLDEMNQELAEKTAEHSRLSLHLEPLHVSEEYIAAVKYDIQTMIALLDADAPNP comes from the coding sequence ATGGTCGGAAATTCCACTTCATCAAAAACCGGAGGACATCGATACTACACTTGCGGCGGTTATTTGAGAAAAGGCAAGGAGTTTTGCACGTATTATGCCTGGAGGAAAGAACGGGTCGAGGAAATTGTGAAAAACAAATTACGGACAACCTTACTACGGCTGTCGATGGACAATCAACTGGAAGAGGAAATAAAATTGTATCACAACGAGAAAAACAAACATATCATCGCTCAAGTTTCAAATCTTGAGGCGGAAATCAATTTTCTGAGGAAACGCATCCAGACAGTGGAGGAAGATATACAAGCAGGCCGCGCGAAACCATACCATCAGGATATGCTGGATGAAATGAATCAGGAGCTGGCCGAGAAAACAGCGGAACATTCAAGGTTATCGCTTCATCTTGAACCATTGCATGTATCTGAAGAATATATTGCCGCTGTGAAGTACGATATTCAGACAATGATCGCATTGTTGGACGCAGACGCGCCCAATCCGTAG
- the smpB gene encoding SsrA-binding protein SmpB yields the protein MGKKHDGKVLVQNKRANFDYYIEETYEAGIVLKGTEIKSLRNGRANMTDSFATIRNGEAFLHNMHISPFEQGNRFNPTDPTRPRKLLLKKAEIRKLIGASKQQGYTLVPIKVYLKNGFAKVLIGLGRGKKLYDKREVAAKRDAERQIQRALRERQKIAR from the coding sequence TAAGAAGCATGACGGCAAGGTTCTAGTCCAGAATAAGCGGGCGAATTTTGACTATTACATCGAAGAAACCTATGAAGCTGGCATCGTCTTAAAGGGTACGGAGATCAAATCGCTTCGCAACGGCAGAGCGAATATGACCGATAGTTTCGCTACCATTCGCAATGGGGAAGCCTTCCTTCATAACATGCATATCAGTCCCTTCGAACAGGGGAATCGCTTCAACCCGACCGACCCGACCAGACCGCGCAAACTTCTGCTGAAGAAGGCCGAGATTCGGAAGCTGATCGGAGCTTCGAAACAACAAGGCTATACATTGGTGCCGATCAAGGTATATCTGAAGAACGGCTTTGCGAAAGTGCTGATCGGACTAGGCCGCGGTAAGAAGCTGTATGATAAGCGCGAAGTTGCGGCGAAACGAGATGCAGAGCGTCAGATTCAGCGGGCGCTTAGAGAGAGGCAGAAGATCGCCAGATAA
- a CDS encoding recombinase family protein has product MVPSTVLSLLANPVYLGQRVWNRKNDRGGKNPPDEWVVAPDAHPAIIDEETWLAAQAQLSTRKVKR; this is encoded by the coding sequence TTGGTCCCTTCGACGGTGTTGTCACTGCTCGCCAATCCGGTGTATCTGGGACAACGCGTCTGGAATAGAAAGAACGATAGGGGAGGCAAGAACCCGCCGGACGAATGGGTTGTAGCCCCAGATGCTCATCCGGCTATCATTGATGAAGAGACGTGGTTGGCCGCACAGGCTCAATTGAGTACGAGAAAAGTGAAGAGGTAA
- a CDS encoding rhamnogalacturonan lyase family protein, translating to MVKVADGTRVYLPKEDGTIDDLTDEPAYVIGDPNAVWVGGLQNPANNNEINNTALGRVASGPEYIAVFNGETGEPIDYVEYFAPYNINPNWGDNNNNRSDRFNAAVAYMPKNGEPGAEPYPTVIEVRGHYGPHFAAAYQLIDKKIVKIWEFRLAEWNAGTNQGNHNLQAADLDFDGYYEIVLGALALDHDGSLLWSTNGTRGTAAAGHGDALHAAAMLPDSDEIFVMSPHEHGPPNNVTLIRGSTGQPVWTYSANVGDVGRGMAANVTPLPGYEVWASRTPMYNIITGEVITTDVGGIGVMNKAPINFILYWDGDLLSEFFDGPDNYATSEPPSITKFMYDVATGESELVTLQSLSGAYSNNGTKANPGLIADIFGDWREEVLVRTADDKHLRIYTTDIPTDHVIYTLMHDPTYRMSANSQNSAYNQPTHLGFYLGEDIRDQVEARQLPVSNIFYTVESAAVSPSTISIRTDREITDVSVTVTLNGRTLEAIKKGDTVLAPDTDYVLGEVAADGKLSVTIKSEYLASLKNGDVLTFVFDMGQCASVIIKFVDPAPYTPPTSPTSPVTPDEDEDEGAADEEEPVTDEEPEDPVSDKPALQATVTDAERLKTKVRNALLAASPIRFPDVTETHWASKAIKYASQIGIVQGVPSGEFRGTDHVTRAQFATMIVRALGIDPTGKAGFFTDTNGHWAEACISALHQLGIVQGTDGGKFEPDRVISRAEMSAILARTLDLSASDGPRFTDTSGHWAAEAVDQLSHAGIVLGVSEGRFAPDATATRYEAAMIIVRMLDIVLDLGLDL from the coding sequence ATGGTGAAGGTCGCAGATGGAACAAGAGTCTATCTGCCGAAGGAAGACGGTACAATCGATGATCTGACCGATGAACCGGCATACGTAATCGGTGATCCGAATGCAGTCTGGGTAGGAGGTCTGCAAAACCCCGCCAACAATAACGAGATCAATAACACGGCCCTTGGCAGAGTGGCTTCTGGTCCGGAGTACATCGCGGTCTTCAACGGGGAAACCGGCGAGCCGATCGATTATGTTGAATATTTTGCGCCGTATAACATCAACCCGAACTGGGGCGATAACAACAATAACCGCAGTGACCGCTTTAACGCAGCGGTGGCCTATATGCCGAAGAACGGTGAGCCCGGAGCAGAGCCTTATCCGACGGTGATCGAAGTAAGAGGTCATTATGGACCGCACTTCGCAGCCGCTTATCAGCTGATCGATAAGAAGATCGTGAAGATCTGGGAATTCAGACTGGCTGAGTGGAATGCGGGCACGAACCAAGGCAACCACAACCTGCAAGCAGCTGATTTGGACTTTGATGGTTATTATGAAATCGTGCTCGGTGCTCTCGCACTCGATCATGACGGCAGCTTGCTGTGGAGCACGAATGGTACGCGAGGAACTGCTGCTGCTGGACACGGCGACGCGCTGCACGCTGCGGCTATGCTGCCAGACAGCGATGAGATCTTCGTGATGTCGCCGCATGAGCATGGACCGCCGAACAATGTCACCTTGATCCGCGGTTCGACGGGGCAGCCGGTATGGACGTACTCGGCTAATGTCGGCGATGTTGGGCGCGGCATGGCAGCGAATGTTACACCGCTTCCGGGTTATGAAGTCTGGGCATCCAGAACTCCGATGTACAACATCATCACGGGCGAAGTGATCACAACGGACGTAGGCGGCATTGGCGTGATGAACAAGGCGCCGATTAACTTCATCCTGTACTGGGATGGGGACTTGCTGAGCGAGTTCTTCGATGGTCCAGACAACTATGCGACTTCGGAACCGCCGTCGATCACGAAGTTCATGTACGATGTTGCAACAGGGGAAAGCGAACTCGTCACGCTTCAGAGCTTGAGCGGTGCATACTCGAACAACGGAACGAAAGCTAACCCCGGCTTGATCGCGGACATCTTCGGGGACTGGCGTGAGGAGGTATTGGTGCGTACCGCTGACGACAAGCATTTGCGCATCTACACCACAGATATTCCAACGGATCATGTGATCTATACGCTGATGCATGACCCGACATACCGCATGTCGGCCAACTCGCAGAACTCCGCGTACAACCAGCCGACTCACCTCGGATTCTATCTAGGGGAAGATATTCGCGATCAAGTAGAGGCAAGACAGCTTCCGGTATCTAACATATTCTATACAGTGGAGTCAGCAGCCGTATCACCGTCAACCATCTCGATCCGCACGGATCGGGAGATCACCGATGTGTCAGTGACGGTGACGCTGAACGGCCGTACGCTGGAAGCGATCAAGAAAGGTGATACAGTTCTTGCACCGGATACAGATTACGTCCTTGGCGAAGTCGCCGCAGACGGCAAGTTGTCTGTGACGATCAAGAGCGAGTATCTCGCTTCGTTGAAGAATGGCGATGTTCTGACCTTCGTGTTCGACATGGGTCAGTGTGCATCGGTGATCATCAAGTTCGTAGATCCTGCTCCTTATACTCCGCCGACATCTCCGACAAGCCCAGTTACACCAGATGAGGATGAAGATGAAGGGGCTGCGGATGAAGAGGAGCCGGTAACGGATGAAGAGCCTGAGGACCCCGTTTCGGATAAACCGGCTCTACAAGCGACGGTCACGGATGCGGAACGGCTTAAGACGAAGGTGAGAAATGCGCTGTTGGCAGCATCCCCGATCCGCTTTCCGGATGTCACCGAGACGCATTGGGCTTCTAAGGCGATCAAATATGCATCGCAGATCGGGATTGTCCAAGGTGTGCCTTCTGGGGAGTTCAGGGGTACGGATCATGTGACAAGGGCTCAATTTGCAACGATGATAGTTCGCGCGTTGGGCATCGACCCGACAGGTAAAGCAGGTTTCTTCACTGATACAAACGGCCATTGGGCAGAAGCCTGCATTAGTGCACTGCATCAATTGGGAATCGTCCAGGGTACGGACGGAGGCAAGTTCGAGCCTGATCGGGTGATCTCCCGCGCTGAAATGTCCGCTATCCTTGCACGCACATTGGATCTAAGTGCGAGCGATGGACCGAGGTTCACGGACACTTCCGGCCACTGGGCAGCTGAAGCTGTCGATCAGCTGAGCCATGCCGGCATCGTCCTCGGTGTTAGCGAGGGCAGGTTCGCGCCCGATGCAACCGCTACTCGCTATGAGGCGGCTATGATCATCGTGAGGATGCTGGACATCGTCTTGGATCTTGGACTTGATCTATGA
- a CDS encoding AlwI family type II restriction endonuclease yields the protein MRIRDGLAVLKNPTLNGHLIGKEQESLLAYELDKAGVINLGQTDPDFMGRKWRSCFSQLGFITHKFTRNLNPGEKDPIIIEVIKDHPELGLTGQPYQLTPSGLRMIEAETVQEQQECMLRALLAYEIPSLIEPNNGEYSFNPFIFILQVLKKLSAVENPRGLSSVEMGIVQSYRDHSKVDQVVQEILNFRAERDAAIGRVARRKIDNQLLEKLANAAGLKRGSIKDYTDVNFRYPRLTGLVSLKDKRLVLNEKKLPVIDAILAGGPKIYGKENHHKYLLRLWKGAELPTDNEATAREEILRFKHLLIDSGVQPELIPLIPDTQDVAELNQIRLRLEVLYQQVLEKKFASEQNADEQVKEIVAYLKSIDRQPIDDAYDIEIDDEPAYLEWAVWRAFLAINQLVNKPHEARRFRVDQDFFPLGCAPGNGPDMIFEFEDYVLVVEVTLTSSSRQEAAEGEPVRRHVAKEKANVNATTGKPVYGLFLARTIDNNTAETFRIGVWYNGDEPDFINIVPITLKQFILMMEKFLTKRFDNREFRRVLDSCLIPRNAHAPAWKREIQKVVEQFLVG from the coding sequence ATGAGGATTAGAGATGGTCTGGCAGTTCTAAAGAATCCAACATTAAATGGACATCTTATTGGAAAAGAGCAGGAAAGTCTATTAGCTTATGAGCTTGATAAGGCTGGAGTTATTAACCTGGGCCAAACCGATCCTGATTTTATGGGACGAAAATGGCGTTCTTGTTTCTCTCAATTGGGATTTATTACACATAAATTCACGAGGAACTTAAACCCTGGTGAAAAAGACCCGATAATAATAGAGGTCATTAAAGATCACCCTGAACTTGGTTTGACTGGGCAACCTTATCAATTGACACCAAGTGGTCTAAGGATGATTGAAGCGGAAACTGTTCAGGAACAACAGGAATGTATGCTTCGAGCATTATTAGCTTATGAGATTCCTTCATTAATTGAGCCCAATAACGGCGAATATTCCTTTAATCCTTTTATCTTTATACTTCAAGTTCTGAAAAAATTAAGCGCGGTAGAAAATCCAAGGGGCTTATCTAGTGTTGAAATGGGGATAGTCCAATCATATCGAGATCATTCGAAGGTTGATCAAGTTGTACAGGAAATTCTTAACTTTAGAGCCGAACGTGATGCGGCTATTGGTCGAGTAGCAAGAAGAAAAATAGATAATCAATTACTTGAAAAACTTGCCAATGCCGCAGGATTAAAGAGAGGTTCTATTAAGGATTACACGGATGTTAATTTTCGATATCCTCGATTAACCGGATTAGTTTCTTTGAAAGATAAAAGGTTAGTATTAAATGAAAAGAAACTGCCTGTGATTGATGCCATTCTAGCTGGTGGCCCTAAAATATATGGTAAGGAGAATCATCATAAATATCTTCTGCGTCTTTGGAAAGGCGCTGAACTTCCGACTGATAACGAAGCAACTGCAAGAGAAGAAATTTTACGATTTAAACACTTACTAATTGATTCAGGTGTCCAACCAGAGTTAATTCCGTTAATTCCTGATACTCAAGATGTTGCAGAATTAAACCAAATTCGCTTGCGTCTTGAGGTGTTATATCAGCAGGTTCTTGAGAAAAAATTTGCCTCCGAACAAAATGCTGATGAGCAAGTAAAGGAAATCGTAGCATATTTAAAGAGCATCGATAGGCAACCAATTGATGATGCATATGACATTGAGATCGATGACGAACCGGCATATTTAGAATGGGCAGTCTGGAGAGCGTTCTTGGCAATTAACCAGTTGGTTAATAAGCCCCATGAAGCACGTAGATTTAGGGTTGATCAAGATTTTTTTCCGCTTGGATGTGCCCCAGGTAATGGGCCTGACATGATTTTTGAATTTGAAGATTATGTTCTTGTAGTTGAAGTTACTTTAACAAGTTCCTCAAGACAAGAAGCGGCAGAAGGAGAGCCGGTTCGCAGGCATGTTGCGAAAGAAAAAGCTAATGTTAATGCAACGACAGGCAAACCTGTTTATGGGCTGTTTTTAGCTCGAACTATAGATAACAATACTGCTGAAACTTTCCGAATTGGCGTTTGGTATAATGGAGATGAGCCTGATTTTATTAATATTGTTCCTATAACACTTAAGCAATTTATTCTAATGATGGAGAAATTTCTTACCAAACGTTTTGACAATAGGGAGTTTAGACGAGTGTTGGATAGTTGTCTTATACCGAGGAATGCACATGCCCCTGCATGGAAAAGAGAAATTCAAAAAGTTGTAGAACAATTCCTTGTAGGTTAA
- a CDS encoding recombinase family protein, giving the protein MNVVTYLRVSSEKQAERELSIPAQREALQRYAEERGWNIVGEYVDEAKSAKTAENRDAFQRMIDNAQQPDKIFEAVLVHKFDRFSRNRADHVFYKALLKKHGVVVLSATEPTDPDTPHGVLLEGMLEVLSEFYNVNLKFETLKGLRENAEQGFHCGGRAPLGYRRMKIGKKVTFELGPDDEIRMIRRMFALAAQGYGGKRSSAR; this is encoded by the coding sequence ATGAATGTGGTAACGTATCTGCGAGTCTCGTCGGAAAAACAAGCCGAGCGTGAACTATCCATCCCCGCTCAACGGGAAGCATTGCAACGGTATGCAGAAGAACGCGGATGGAACATCGTCGGCGAATATGTTGACGAAGCGAAATCAGCAAAGACTGCCGAGAACCGTGATGCTTTCCAGAGGATGATCGACAACGCTCAACAACCAGACAAAATATTCGAAGCAGTGCTGGTACACAAATTCGACCGTTTCAGCCGTAACCGTGCGGATCATGTCTTTTATAAAGCATTGCTCAAAAAACATGGGGTCGTTGTCCTTTCGGCAACTGAACCAACCGACCCGGATACGCCGCACGGTGTTCTGCTGGAAGGAATGCTTGAGGTACTAAGCGAGTTTTACAATGTCAATTTGAAGTTTGAAACGCTCAAAGGATTGCGTGAAAATGCGGAGCAAGGATTTCATTGCGGAGGCCGTGCTCCGCTGGGATACAGAAGAATGAAGATTGGAAAGAAGGTGACTTTTGAACTTGGCCCGGACGATGAAATCAGGATGATCCGGCGAATGTTTGCGCTGGCGGCGCAAGGTTACGGCGGAAAGAGATCGTCCGCACGTTGA
- a CDS encoding Dam family site-specific DNA-(adenine-N6)-methyltransferase yields MNIQKQQILVQRIEKPLARPILKWAGGKQQLWDEIVRHIPNHFNKYIEPFMGGGAIFFGLQPDRAVLSDTNPELMTLYEVVRDNVDDLIRELKEYVNDEDFYYYVRQQNPEKLSKVQRAARMLFLNKTCYNGLYRVNKKGQFNVPFGKYKNPTICDEEALRSASSALQGKLLVCGDYIEVLNRYAEPEDLIYLDPPYLPISTYSDFKRYTKEFFYEEDHVKLANEVHRLYELGCTVILTNSNHPLVYELYRDYKIEVHKTKRYINSIASKRNGQDVIVLAQPRRRSFKIVKPETPNNQLDRFPGTRYMGSKYNLLDSIWDIAKQFRFESVLDAFSGSGVVSYMFKTKGKTVYSNDFMTFAANITKALVENNSVTLTKEDVDYLLEPGDGNGFIYNTFKGLYFSDEENIFLDDVRARIDKLQCPYKKALAISALCRACLKRRPRGVFTYVGYRYDDGRKDLQMNLMEHFVESVKAFNDAVFDNGKINISINKDTMELRRRADLVYIDPPYYSPLSDNEYTRRYHFVEGLARNWNGLEIQWDTKTRKFKKYPTPFGSKVGAYDAFDKLFAKHKDSIIMVSYSSNAYPTMEEMIELLCKYKDKVEVNQIDHRYSFGNQGHKVDDNHNEVQEYIFVGY; encoded by the coding sequence ATGAATATTCAAAAACAGCAAATTTTGGTGCAAAGAATTGAAAAACCACTGGCTCGGCCAATTTTAAAGTGGGCGGGCGGGAAACAACAACTGTGGGATGAAATCGTTAGGCATATTCCCAACCATTTTAATAAGTATATTGAGCCATTTATGGGAGGAGGCGCTATCTTTTTCGGCTTGCAACCTGATCGCGCAGTTCTTTCTGATACTAACCCGGAATTGATGACGCTTTATGAAGTTGTCAGAGATAATGTTGATGATTTAATTAGAGAGCTTAAAGAATATGTAAACGATGAAGATTTTTACTACTACGTTAGACAGCAAAATCCGGAAAAGTTAAGTAAGGTTCAACGTGCGGCAAGGATGCTTTTCCTTAATAAGACATGTTACAACGGGTTATACAGGGTTAATAAAAAAGGACAGTTTAACGTTCCATTCGGAAAGTACAAAAATCCAACAATATGTGATGAAGAGGCACTAAGATCTGCCAGTTCGGCTTTACAAGGAAAATTACTGGTATGCGGAGATTACATAGAGGTTCTTAATCGGTATGCTGAACCGGAGGATTTGATTTACCTTGACCCTCCTTATCTCCCGATATCCACCTATTCAGACTTCAAACGATATACGAAGGAGTTCTTCTATGAGGAAGATCATGTTAAACTGGCAAACGAAGTTCATCGATTATATGAGTTAGGGTGCACGGTTATTTTGACGAATTCTAATCACCCTCTTGTTTATGAACTTTATCGTGATTATAAGATAGAAGTTCATAAAACGAAGAGGTACATCAATTCTATTGCAAGTAAACGAAATGGACAGGATGTAATTGTGCTGGCACAACCCCGGCGTCGAAGTTTCAAAATAGTCAAGCCGGAAACACCGAATAATCAACTTGATCGTTTTCCAGGAACCCGGTATATGGGAAGTAAATATAATCTGTTGGATAGCATTTGGGATATTGCTAAACAATTTAGATTTGAATCCGTACTAGATGCTTTTAGCGGTAGCGGAGTAGTAAGCTATATGTTTAAAACAAAAGGAAAAACGGTCTATTCCAATGATTTTATGACTTTTGCCGCGAATATAACTAAAGCACTTGTTGAGAATAATTCAGTTACACTTACCAAAGAAGATGTTGACTATCTCCTAGAACCCGGGGATGGTAATGGTTTCATTTATAACACGTTTAAAGGTTTATATTTTAGTGACGAAGAGAATATTTTCCTCGATGATGTAAGAGCCAGAATTGATAAACTTCAATGTCCATACAAAAAAGCTTTGGCGATATCAGCTTTATGTCGTGCCTGTTTGAAAAGGAGACCCAGAGGAGTTTTTACGTACGTCGGTTATCGTTATGATGATGGGCGTAAAGATTTGCAAATGAACCTCATGGAACATTTTGTTGAATCTGTTAAGGCTTTTAACGATGCGGTTTTTGATAATGGAAAAATCAACATTTCAATAAATAAAGATACAATGGAATTAAGACGTCGTGCAGACTTGGTATACATTGATCCGCCATACTATAGTCCTTTGAGCGACAATGAATACACAAGACGTTATCACTTTGTAGAGGGACTGGCCAGAAACTGGAATGGGCTTGAAATACAGTGGGATACAAAAACAAGGAAATTCAAAAAGTATCCAACTCCTTTTGGAAGTAAAGTAGGTGCATATGATGCTTTTGACAAACTTTTTGCAAAACACAAAGATAGCATTATAATGGTGTCTTACTCATCGAACGCCTATCCAACAATGGAAGAAATGATAGAGTTATTATGCAAATATAAAGATAAAGTTGAAGTCAACCAGATCGATCATAGATACTCATTCGGAAATCAGGGACACAAAGTTGATGACAATCACAATGAAGTACAAGAGTATATTTTTGTGGGTTACTAA
- a CDS encoding ankyrin repeat domain-containing protein, translating to MKWIKALLWISAIAVCAVLVYNEFNPKETRLAAAVEKGDIKAVERMLKKGADPDAYEGRSLTSLNIALMNDDIDMVKLLLKYGADPNAHGKLSDAEMTPLNLAVVYSKQPADVIQLLIDAGADPAKDFYALHAAIEKGDLDAVKLLISGGGDVNQGLQSAVMFH from the coding sequence ATGAAATGGATAAAAGCTTTGCTTTGGATTTCCGCAATTGCCGTTTGTGCGGTTCTCGTTTACAACGAATTCAATCCGAAAGAGACACGTCTAGCCGCCGCAGTGGAGAAAGGAGATATCAAAGCGGTGGAGCGCATGCTGAAGAAGGGCGCTGACCCGGATGCATACGAAGGCAGATCGCTGACGTCGCTCAACATCGCCTTGATGAACGACGATATCGACATGGTGAAACTTCTGTTGAAGTACGGCGCAGACCCGAATGCACACGGCAAACTGAGCGATGCCGAGATGACGCCTCTCAACCTCGCTGTTGTCTACAGCAAGCAACCGGCTGATGTCATTCAATTGCTGATCGACGCCGGTGCCGATCCCGCGAAAGATTTTTATGCCTTGCACGCGGCCATCGAGAAAGGTGATCTGGATGCAGTGAAGTTGCTTATCAGCGGCGGCGGTGATGTCAATCAAGGACTGCAATCGGCAGTGATGTTTCATTAG
- a CDS encoding MarR family winged helix-turn-helix transcriptional regulator has protein sequence MNRQKNLEELHTLYTSLQHASKELSTQTVFFHQAVAKYLGLNITDHKCLDIVLGMGRATAGQLADLTGLTTGAITNVINRLEKAGFIRRVKDPSDMRIVYVELVHQHLEPLREVFAPLVEAMTELYSRYNAEELQLILDYLGRSAKILAKQTEQLKRSRS, from the coding sequence ATGAATCGTCAAAAAAACTTAGAAGAACTGCACACCCTGTACACCTCACTGCAGCATGCTTCCAAGGAACTGTCCACACAGACTGTCTTCTTCCACCAGGCAGTAGCCAAGTATCTGGGATTGAATATAACGGATCATAAATGTCTGGATATCGTGCTCGGGATGGGGCGCGCAACCGCCGGGCAACTGGCTGATCTCACGGGACTGACGACAGGTGCTATTACCAACGTGATCAATCGCTTGGAGAAAGCTGGGTTTATACGCCGTGTGAAGGATCCTAGCGATATGCGGATCGTCTATGTTGAACTAGTGCACCAACACCTGGAACCGCTTCGTGAAGTATTTGCTCCCCTCGTCGAAGCGATGACTGAACTCTATTCCCGTTACAACGCTGAAGAGCTCCAACTGATCCTCGACTACCTCGGACGATCCGCCAAGATCCTCGCCAAGCAAACAGAACAATTGAAGCGAAGCAGATCGTAA